In a single window of the Raphanus sativus cultivar WK10039 chromosome 9, ASM80110v3, whole genome shotgun sequence genome:
- the LOC108825433 gene encoding uncharacterized protein LOC108825433: MAAETGCVVQYKVDSNCRKLVEVELEKGFPERIAAADKQGNVSIVDVEYSWRPTKCKKCGHIGHKESRCLLRSDQTILPAKSVSNSGLIYVAQPTSDSAFVSVPVTPDIIIDAAATNSVPEAVQQCNNDDANVVGSVASQEAPLDYDSLAGPTVVTLPVQASHIEVSPRNFYLEGIKESNLVDQSTMAVVDDLVTLATISELENMITSPAFICINETTESPVLESATTLPVDNISATLAPLEDCSVQKKSIKFTEHSLGSNKFASLLSLEEEEDSLDSVEETDSMDFMTLSGKRILRERPVKPSAKTREILLQSSVYGRGNHGCGNRGRGNRGGRG, from the exons ATGGCTGCAGAAACTGGCTGTGTGGTTCA GTACAAAGTTGATAGCAACTGCAGAAAGTTGGTGGAAGTTGAGCTAGAAAAGGGCTTTCCGGAAAGGATTGCAGCAGCAGATAAGCAAGGTAATGTATCTATAGTGGATGTTGAGTACTCTTGGCGTCCAACCAAGTGCAAGAAATGTGGACATATAGGTCATAAGGAATCTAGATGTCTTCTTCGCTCTGATCAAACCATTCTACCTGCTAAATCAGTTTCAAACTCTGGTTTAATCTATGTTGCTCAACCTACTTCAGACTCAGCTTTTGTTTCAGTTCCGGTTACGCCAGATATTATCATTGATGCTGCTGCTACTAATTCAGTCCCTGAAGCTGTTCAACAGTGTAACAACGATGATGCAAATGTGGTTGGTTCTGTTGCTTCACAAGAAGCTCCTTTAGATTATGACTCTCTTGCTGGTCCTACTGTCGTGACTTTACCTGTCCAAGCTTCACACATTGAGGTATCTCCTCGAAACTTTTATCTTGAAGGTATCAAAGAATCAAATTTGGTTGATCAAAGTACTATGGCTGTTGTGGACGACCTAGTTACATTAGCTACAATCTCGGAACTTGAAAATATGATTACTTCTCCAGCTTTTATTTGCATCAATGAAACCACTGAGTCTCCTGTTTTGGAGTCTGCCACGACCTTACCGGTTGACAACATTTCTGCTACTCTTGCTCCTCTTGAAGACTGTTCAGTTCAAAAGAAAAGTATCAAATTTACAGAGCATAGTCTTGGTTCTAACAAGTTTGCTTCGTTGCTCTctctggaagaagaagaagattcattGGATTCTGTCGAAGAAACGGATTCGATGGATTTTATGACACTTTCCGGAAAAAGAATTCTTCGAGAAAGACCGGTTAAACCATCTGCAAAAACTAGGGAGATACTCTTGCAGTCCTCGGTTTACGGACGTGGGAATCACGGATGTGGGAATCGAGGACGAGGGAACCGCGGTGGACGTGGCTAG
- the LOC108824084 gene encoding subtilisin-like protease SBT1.7 — translation MSPSFLSSTTFFFTIILYLGLFHVSNGAQQGTYIVHMAKSQMPLSFDHHSLWYDSSLRSVSESAEMLYTYNNAIHGFATRLTPEEADSLMTQPGVILVQPEQRYQLHTTRTPLFLGLDGHNAGLFPETATSSDIVIGVLDTGVWPESKSFSDEGYGPIPSTWKGGCDSGTNFTSLCNRKLVGARFFVQGYEAEYGVVNEESRSPIDDEGHGTHTASTAAGSVVEGANLLGFANGTARGMAPRARVAVYKVCWKIECVSSDILAGMDKAIEDNVNVLSLSIGGISTSYKDEIAIGAFAAMERGIFVSCSAGNDGPYPYTLSNLAPWITTVGAGTIDRDFPALVTLGNGKSYTGASLFEKDALPPKMLPFIYAGNASNNATYDIFCFPGTLIPEKVKGKIVMCERGGIRAAKGEVVKAAGGIGMILANPPSRGEELAVDAHVLPTTNVGHKAGEIIRSYVMTDPNPTASIVIQGTVVNVKPSPVLAAFSSRGPNHITPNILKPDLIAPGVNILAAWTGAVGPSGLASDTSRAEFNIISGTSMSCPHVSGLAALLKSVHPDWSPAAIRSALMTTAYNTYKDGTPILDVLTLKPSTPFGHGAGHVSPATAVSPGLIYDLTTVDYIGFLCAMNYNSSLIKIISRGNYACDASKTYTVADLNYPSFAVNVNGSDTYKYTRTVTNVGGAGSYSVKVTSETTAVKISVEPAVLNFEEVNEKKSYAVTFTVDSSKPSGSNSFGSIEWSDGKNMVASPVAISWT, via the coding sequence ATGTCTCCTTCGTTTCTCTCCTCCACTACTTTCTTCTTTACCATTATACTCTATTTGGGTCTCTTCCATGTCTCTAATGGAGCTCAACAAGGAACATACATCGTTCACATGGCAAAATCTCAGATGCCCTTGAGCTTCGACCACCACTCTCTCTGGTACGATTCCTCACTCCGGTCCGTCTCTGAATCAGCTGAAATGCTCTACACTTACAACAACGCGATTCATGGATTCGCCACTCGGCTTACTCCCGAAGAAGCCGACTCCCTCATGACCCAACCTGGTGTCATCTTGGTTCAACCAGAGCAGCGGTACCAGTTACACACAACTCGGACTCCACTGTTCCTTGGACTCGACGGACACAACGCAGGCCTATTTCCTGAAACCGCTACATCAAGCGACATCGTCATCGGGGTTCTCGACACAGGTGTTTGGCCAGAGAGCAAAAGCTTCTCCGACGAAGGATACGGTCCAATTCCGTCTACATGGAAAGGCGGATGCGACTCTGGGACTAACTTCACATCGCTCTGTAACCGCAAACTAGTCGGAGCTAGGTTCTTCGTTCAGGGTTACGAAGCAGAGTATGGAGTAGTCAACGAAGAGTCGAGATCGCCCATAGACGACGAGGGTCACGGAACACACACGGCGTCAACCGCGGCTGGATCAGTCGTGGAAGGAGCTAATCTTCTAGGCTTCGCTAATGGGACGGCTCGTGGGATGGCTCCTCGGGCTAGAGTGGCTGTTTACAAAGTTTGCTGGAAAATTGAATGCGTGAGCTCAGACATTTTAGCTGGAATGGATAAAGCCATCGAAGATAATGTCAACGTTCTGTCGTTATCTATCGGTGGTATATCAACAAGTTATAAAGACGAGATTGCCATTGGAGCATTCGCAGCCATGGAAAGAGGGATCTTTGTTTCCTGCTCTGCTGGTAATGATGGCCCCTACCCTTACACTTTATCGAACCTAGCTCCATGGATTACTACTGTTGGTGCTGGTACCATAGATCGTGATTTTCCGGCACTAGTAACTCTTGGCAACGGGAAGAGTTACACTGGAGCTTCCTTGTTTGAAAAAGATGCTCTTCCGCCTAAAATGTTGCCGTTTATTTACGCCGGGAATGCTAGCAACAATGCTACTTATGACATTTTTTGTTTTCCCGGAACATTAATTCCCGAGAAGGTAAAAGGAAAGATCGTGATGTGCGAGAGAGGAGGGATCCGAGCTGCGAAAGGAGAGGTGGTGAAAGCTGCTGGTGGAATCGGAATGATTCTTGCGAATCCCCCTAGTAGAGGAGAAGAGCTTGCGGTGGATGCTCATGTGTTACCGACGACCAATGTGGGACATAAAGCTGGTGAGATTATCCGGAGTTACGTCATGACGGATCCGAATCCCACCGCTTCGATTGTGATCCAAGGAACGGTCGTCAACGTCAAGCCCTCTCCTGTGCTTGCAGCTTTTAGCTCACGAGGCCCTAATCACATAACGCCAAACATTCTCAAACCGGATTTGATCGCTCCGGGAGTCAATATCCTCGCCGCGTGGACGGGAGCTGTGGGACCTTCCGGACTCGCTTCCGATACTAGCCGCGCAGAGTTCAACATCATCTCGGGAACGTCCATGTCTTGCCCTCACGTCAGCGGCTTAGCGGCTCTTCTCAAGTCTGTGCATCCAGATTGGAGCCCAGCGGCGATTCGTTCGGCTCTCATGACCACCGCTTACAATACCTACAAAGACGGAACCCCGATCCTCGACGTCTTGACGTTGAAACCTTCAACACCGTTTGGGCACGGTGCAGGACACGTGTCACCTGCGACTGCCGTCAGTCCAGGACTCATCTACGATCTAACGACGGTGGACTATATAGGTTTCCTCTGCGCAATGAATTACAATTCGTCGCTGATCAAAATCATATCGAGAGGCAATTACGCTTGCGATGCAAGCAAAACGTACACCGTCGCTGATCTAAACTATCCGTCCTTCGCCGTCAACGTCAACGGATCTGACACGTACAAGTACACACGCACGGTCACAAACGTTGGAGGAGCTGGGTCATACTCGGTTAAAGTAACGTCGGAGACAACTGCAGTTAAGATTTCGGTTGAACCGGCTGTTTTGAATTTCGAAGAAGTGAACGAGAAGAAATCGTATGCGGTGACGTTTACCGTTGACTCGTCTAAACCGTCGGGGTCTAACAGCTTTGGCAGCATCGAGTGGTCAGATGGGAAAAACATGGTGGCCAGTCCGGTGGCAATTAGCTGGACATAG
- the LOC108823987 gene encoding subtilisin-like protease SBT1.7, which yields MSPSFLSSTAFFFIVILYLGLCHVSHGTQQATYIVHMGKSQMPLSFDHHSLWYDSSLRSVSESAEMLYTYKNAIHGFATRLTPQEANSLMTRPGVISVQPEQRYELHTTRTPLFLGLDVHNSGLFPETGPSSNVVVGVLDTGVWPESKSFSDAGYGPIPPTWKGGCDPGTRFTASLCNRKLIGARFFVRGYEAINGPVDESKESKSPRDDEGHGTHTASTAAGSIVEGANLLGFANGTARGIGYGARVAAYKVCWRTGCFTSDILAGIDKAIEDNVNVLSISLSGRRTGYTDDVAIGAFAAMEKGIFVSCSAGNNGPFPSSVANVAPWITTVGAGTLDRDFPALAILGNGKKYTGVSLFRGDALPPKMLPFVYAGNASNNATYGKYCFPGTLIPDKVKGKIVMCEKGRSANVEKGEVVKAAGGLGMILPNTAFDGEELLADAFMLLATTVGKKAGDIIRHYTLTDPNPTASIVIQGTVVNVQPSPVLAAFSSRGPNPITPNILKPDLIAPGVNILAAWTGAVGPSGLDSDTRRVEFNIISGTSMSCPHVSGLAALLKSVHPEWSPAAIRSALMTTAYNTYKDGKPILDVLTLKPSTPFGHGAGHVSPATAVSPGLIYDLTRVDYIGFLCAMNYNSSLIKIISRGNYACDASKTYSVADLNYPSFAVNVNGSDTYKYTRTVTNVGGAGSYSVKVTSETTAVKISVEPAVLNFEEVNEKKSYAVTFTVDSSKPSESNSFGSIEWSDGKHVVASPVAISWT from the coding sequence ATGTCTCCTTCGTTTCTCTCCTCCACTGCTTTCTTCTTTATCGTTATACTCTATTTGGGTCTCTGCCATGTCTCTCATGGAACTCAACAAGCTACTTACATCGTTCACATGGGGAAATCCCAGATGCCCTTGAGCTTCGACCACCACTCTCTCTGGTACGATTCCTCACTCCGGTCCGTCTCAGAATCAGCTGAAATGCTTTACACTTACAAAAATGCCATTCATGGATTCGCCACTCGGCTTACTCCCCAAGAAGCCAACTCGCTCATGACCCGACCAGGTGTCATCTCGGTTCAACCAGAGCAGCGTTACGAGTTACACACCACTCGTACTCCACTGTTCCTCGGTCTGGACGTACACAACTCCGGCCTGTTCCCCGAAACCGGCCCATCTAGCAACGTCGTCGTTGGAGTTCTCGACACTGGTGTTTGGCCAGAGAGCAAAAGCTTTTCCGACGCAGGATACGGTCCCATTCCACCTACATGGAAAGGTGGCTGCGACCCTGGGACTAGATTTACAGCTTCGCTCTGTAACCGCAAACTAATAGGAGCTAGATTTTTCGTCCGAGGCTACGAAGCAATTAATGGGCCAGTGGACGAGTCCAAAGAGTCGAAATCGCCTAGAGATGACGAAGGTCACGGAACACACACGGCGTCGACAGCGGCCGGATCCATCGTGGAAGGAGCTAATCTTTTGGGCTTCGCTAATGGAACAGCTCGTGGGATCGGTTATGGCGCTCGTGTGGCTGCTTACAAAGTTTGTTGGAGAACTGGTTGCTTCACGTCAGATATTTTAGCTGGAATCGATAAAGCCATCGAAGATAATGTCAATGTTCTGTCGATATCTCTCAGCGGTAGAAGGACAGGTTATACAGACGATGTTGCCATTGGAGCTTTTGCGGCCATGGAAAAAGGGATCTTTGTTTCCTGCTCTGCTGGTAATAATGGCCCCTTCCCTTCCAGTGTAGCGAACGTAGCTCCGTGGATTACTACGGTTGGTGCTGGTACACTGGATCGTGATTTTCCTGCGCTCGCGATTCTCGGCAACGGGAAAAAATATACTGGAGTTTCCTTGTTTAGAGGAGATGCTCTTCCGCCTAAAATGTTGCCGTTTGTTTACGCTGGGAATGCTAGTAACAATGCTACCTATGGGAAATATTGTTTTCCCGGAACACTGATTCCCGATAAGGTAAAGGGGAAGATAGTTATGTGCGAGAAAGGAAGGAGTGCTAACGTTGAGAAAGGGGAGGTGGTGAAAGCTGCTGGTGGTCTCGGAATGATTCTTCCGAATACAGCCTTTGACGGGGAAGAGCTTTTGGCGGATGCTTTTATGTTATTGGCGACCACTGTGGGAAAGAAAGCCGGTGACATTATCCGTCACTACACCTTGACCGATCCGAATCCCACAGCTTCAATTGTGATCCAAGGAACGGTCGTCAACGTTCAACCTTCTCCTGTGCTCGCAGCTTTCAGCTCCCGAGGACCTAATCCCATAACACCAAACATTCTCAAACCGGACCTGATTGCTCCTGGTGTCAATATCCTCGCCGCTTGGACCGGAGCTGTAGGACCTTCCGGACTCGATTCCGACACTCGCCGCGTGGAGTTCAACATCATCTCGGGAACGTCCATGTCTTGCCCTCACGTCAGCGGCTTAGCGGCTCTTCTCAAGTCTGTGCATCCCGAATGGAGCCCGGCGGCAATTCGTTCGGCTCTCATGACCACTGCTTACAATACCTACAAAGACGGCAAGCCGATCCTCGACGTCTTGACGTTGAAACCTTCAACGCCGTTTGGGCACGGTGCAGGACACGTGTCACCTGCGACTGCCGTCAGTCCAGGACTCATCTACGATCTAACAAGAGTGGATTATATAGGTTTCCTCTGCGCAATGAATTACAATTCGTCGCTGATCAAAATCATATCGAGAGGCAATTACGCTTGCGATGCAAGCAAAACGTACTCCGTCGCTGATCTAAACTATCCCTCCTTCGCCGTCAACGTCAACGGATCTGACACGTACAAGTACACACGCACGGTCACAAACGTTGGAGGAGCTGGGTCATACTCGGTTAAAGTAACGTCGGAGACAACTGCAGTTAAGATTTCGGTTGAACCGGCTGTTTTGAATTTCGAAGAAGTGAACGAGAAGAAATCGTATGCGGTGACGTTTACCGTTGACTCGTCTAAGCCGTCGGAGTCTAACAGCTTTGGCAGCATTGAGTGGTCAGATGGGAAACACGTGGTGGCCAGTCCAGTGGCAATTAGCTGGACATAG